A stretch of DNA from Pangasianodon hypophthalmus isolate fPanHyp1 chromosome 2, fPanHyp1.pri, whole genome shotgun sequence:
gaaccccagacctcctcgacatcccaacatcagcgcctgacctcactaatgctcttgtagctgaatgaacacaaatccccacagccacttaTTCTGGCACGTTAGAGCCGAGGTAAAATTCAGAAATTGTCCAGGGCGTAGTGAAAAAAAACCAAGCAAAAATCCCCAAACAAATAAACGCTCAATTCCGGCTTAAATCCAATTATGAAAACAGATACAGTAAAAACTGAACtgtaaagaaatacagaaacaggCATTGGGTTACACTCATATTAACAACAATCATAatgccatgtgtgttttttgcacTATGAAATGAACTCAAATGAACAAAGGTAAAGAAGTGACTGGATTAAAATATCCACAGTATTTATCTAAATCCCTGGCTAATTTTGCTTCTCTGTTCAAGTTTCTCTATCATATTTTTCTACATCCTTCTTTCCTGATTTCACCAGAACAGGCCTCTTCTCTGAAGTAAATTTGCTGTGTCATTGATTTGTCACTTTCCATAGAGACAAAGCTGGGCCcaggtgagtctgatctcttagCCTGTATCAGACTATAACAAAACTTTTGTTATGCGTCTTTACACCACCCTTACACCTCTCTCAGTGAGGTTTTCTTTCTTCCAGAAGCTAAAATAGTCCAGGTTCAACTGTGTGACTCGACTATGTTTAGCTTATGCATTCAGTTCAGCCCTATAACTCAAACTGTTGTGAGCTGAATTGCTCATCTAAGTCCTGGGCTAAAATCCATCACAATTtatctattattaaaaaaaaaaacagtctacaATGATTCGAATTCAGAAATTCTGTTACTTTTACAGAAAATCATTGTCAAAACATAACAGCCAGATCCTGAAAAATAAGTTAAAAGGTCTTTCAAGTAAAGTAAATCTAACAGTGGCTATTACATAAGATTCTGTCAcgtttatttattcacataaaATTCAGCCAGTGTGCCGAAAATGTCGGCAACAATAAGAACACGCAATTACTTAATAGCTTGTAGAGCCACATTTATCCACAATAATTTGTAATACTCCTTTCTGTGAAAGTTTATGAGTCTCTCATATCACACTGATTTGGAGGAATTTTTGCCCAATCAGCCTTAAAACATACCCGAGAGCCGTCGCTTATACCCGAGTCTCATAGGGTCTGGGGTTGAGTTCTGGTTTTATCTTGGCTAGCCCAAAactggaactttttttttagtcatgCACGTgtacttttgctttgtttatatgtttaggATCAGTGTCCTACGGTTATGATTCATCAAGTCACAGAATTAAAAAGAGAGTGTATTCGGAGTGCATAAGGAAAGTGAGCAACCTGCTGAGGCTTGTTTCgtgcaatataaaaaaaaactgataaaattCCTGGCTGGTCCCTGGTAGAAAAACCCCCcagagattttatttttcacagatGATTATCCCACAGGAGCACACAGCATGAATATAACTTAAAAAGCTATAATTAAAGGCAAGTTCAAAATATAAAGGTAGAACAAAGAAAGTCTaagtcaaagaaagaaagaaagaaaatcaccaTTATACTGCTTCAGAGCTGTCAGCGTTTTTGCATCAGAGgaagctgtgggtttttttttctctgccaaATAGGTAAATGGTGAATGTGTGACTTCCTGACCATAATGAACCAATGCACAGCATAAGCAAGCACCGTATGAATGGGGTTATAATTTGGAGTTCTTTTCCCTTGGCTGAAATCAGGCTATTAGAATAATAAATTCTGAATCATAGTTCCTGTGTTTGCAAATCAAATTTAAGTCATGTATTATACCACATTGCATATAACAATGTATATAACATGTATTTTTTCCTTATGTATTTTCCTTAGAGCCACAATCGCTACATCCTCCTTATCTGATTTCACTGGCACAGGCTCCATCTCTGACGTCATGTGACTGGTCCATTGACTCGTCACCTTTCACAGAGATACAGCTGGGTTCAGGTGTGTCTGATCTCAGCCTGAATCAGACTAAAATCAAAGCTTGCGTGAGTTATGCATTTTTCCTAATACGTCATCCTTCTACCTTTTCTCTCAGTGATTTCCTTTCTAAACTCTTCTTAGTTCAGATCAGTAAAAGTgtctaatgaataaaaatggttTTATCCAAACACATTTACACTAACCAGCTACACTGATCTACAGTGCCAGAGAAAGAGGCCATAGAAATCGACATTTTAGtcactttggagctctattttcAGCTAAAATGGCTGAACGGAGCTCATTATATTTCAGTCAATCATTTTCCCCGGGTACTCAGCAGTAGCTTCCACTACTAGTGTGAGTTTCAAGCTGTTATAACATATTTATTCACATAGAGACAAACAAACGTGTGTATACAATTTTTACGTAGTGTCTACACTGTTAGTTATCTATTCTATGCATACCGGTGTAGATTATTGTTTCCCGGTTTGGACACCGTATTGATAACCCCATGACGGCGCAGACTGTGGAAGTGTGCTCGCTCCGTATTTTAACTCCATACAGTATGCTCGCTGGGCTTTATTCTATAGTCAGGGTCAAAGTGGTTTACTcatctgtgtgtattttaagaaaaaaagtttgttaGATAATATTACAAGCAGATCATACAACATTTGTGAAAACGACAGACTTTTACGGACTGAAATATGGTTTTCTTTGGCACGTACCTCAACCAGAAGTAAcgttaaaacattttaaaatccggttgcccccaaaagtgaaaagggagaaaatcatatttaaagATTGCAATCCAGTTCCACTAAAAGATGCTAACTGATGCTAAATCTCTAACTTAATTTACTGATGGAAAAACATGTTACTGCCAAACTGTAAGGAATTACATGTTTTCAACGAGAAATGAATTCTCAGCATCATCAGACATCTAACCTCAGTCTAATCATCGTGTgttcactccactgatctctgttcatgctaaTATCAGTGGAGAAATAATCAGTCTGATCTCTTAGCCTGAATCAGACGAAGTCACTTCTATCCCATCAGTTAGATTTCTTGTagttaatgtctttttattaggtcatttaaacacGTTTAAActttgtacagagtgtgtaagcgctcttctctgctttgatgatgatgtgactgtgAGGATTGCAGACATTTTCACAGCCgctatctgattacaaactgaactgattagacTCCTTTATTTTCTTACGACATCTAACTATTCAAAAACTTCATCAAATTGTGGGAGTCGCACTTTCGagaggttttagacatctttaggcagatgtttttttttttactgctgtgtttattaaactggctaagagagagtgagagtgagagagagagagagagagagaaagagagagagagatgtcaaagtacattattggcagaaaaaaaaattaatttagtttacattttgattttttgcAGGAGCAAGTGGTATTGGGTATTGGTTACAAGGTATTGggttacaaaagaaaaaaaaccagtcCTGCATATGCTCTAATACATGCCTATTTTGTTATTGCTTTCCAAAAGATTTTGTTAACATTGGTCAAATAATTATTAAGCAAAAGTTTATATCAAAACTCTTGAGTCAAAGACGTCTAACTTACTTTAGTCACTACTTTtacgagggtgagtcaaattGAGAAAACCTTCATGTCAATGGCTGCACATACAATCACTAGAACACttgcattaaatgaaatgaagattatgtagaaaaattacTTTTGTTTCAGCTTTTTGCAAGAAACcatacagaataaaataaaaatgaaggttttcatttgacctTGCAGATTTTTACAGTTGGTAAagctaatttttctttttttttaatgttatgtcacCTCGAGTCTGGTTTAGTGTCCTGCTTCTCAGCACAACTCATTTTGGAGAACGTCTCCTCCTTGcaaacatgcagaaaaaaaaaatatagttaAAATTAGTGCTTAAAATCTTTGTATCATCACTTAGATGACTTATAGGAAAAGTATcccattatcattatcataaaGAAAACAGACTAATCTGCTCTTAAAGCTccagatttagatactcactgcgCTTTCTTCTGAACTGCTTtatgtttctcttttcacaAAATGGTGCTGCTGAAAGTGTTTGGAGGCGTTTCCTTACCTGTTTTTTTCAAGAGCAGAAGTTAGtcacgtgcacacacaaacacacactcatgcactcaTGCActcgtgcacgcacacacacataccaggTTGCAAacaggcatgcacacacagtgtggtggtggtggtggtgtgtgaaATGTAATCTTAAGATCAGGCAACATGggtataaatgtaattttgcttccaagaaaaaaaccatgaaaatgattaatgtaaatattttatttatataccttGATCACAAATCCATTCATTGTACATACCATGAATTTTGTTATAGGTTTTAACATccaacatacaacacacacacacacacacattccttatACAATGTAAGAATTTGTGCTCAAAGATCCATTGTTTCCTGGGATTCTGATGCTTACTGATGCAGTACATATTTATTGagctacactcaccatccactttattaggaacacctgtacacctgctcatttatacagttatctaatcagccaatcatgtggcagcagcacaacgcataaactcatgcagatgcaggtcaagagcttcagataatgttcacatcaaatatcagaatgaagaaaaagtgtgatctctgtgactttaaccgtgacatggttgttggtgtcagatgggctggtgtgagtttttcagaaactgctgatctcctgcaggGATTTTCACGGACAAGTCTCtagactttacacagaatggtgcgaaaaacaaaaaacactgagtaagtgacagttctgtgggtgtaAATTTCATGAAATTACACATTTCATGACCATATACTTGGCACCTtctaaatatacattttcagGTGCTATGATACAGGTGCTACAGTTTTCAGGTGTATTTGTATAGAAGATCTCTTGATATAAAAAAGAGGCAATTAGATGCAAGGATGGCATGATGACCAGCAGGTAGActtgcatgtttattttttgagGATCAAATCATCGAACCTTGAAGCCTGcatgtttgaaaataaatgtgtaattgaTACTACAATGACACAACATGGCATGTTGGATCCCACTTGAGCTTCCCCACCACACACAAAGGTGAAAATCGCACTACATGGTGACCATGCTCTGGAATCGAAAGGATGGTAATGTGGCTTATGAGCCAAGATGCAATGAGTGAGCAAGTGAATCACATGAAAGCAGCAGCGATTGTCAACGTAAGAGACCTtgaaatgcaaacaaatgttATAAGAGCTGCACATAAACTTGGAAACACTGGATTAAAACCTGGTATTAGCACAGCAGTGATTAGAGAATCAATGAGAGTGGATGACTGCTTCCAGCAAGGTCATATACAGTGAGATGACCGAGCACAGATCCTTGGGGTAAACCGTTGCCTGACCCCTTGTTGCTCTATGACATAGAAGCTTCTCAGGATACAGGATTCAGACCATATAAGTAAAATCTGACTGATTTCTGTAAAAAACCAGCAGATATAAGAACATGCCAGCAGGTATTCACAGCTGTCAACAAAGTAGTCTTGGTGAAGTGTTGTTGAATGTTGAAAGTATTTTAGAGAAAaattaacaagaaaaaataGAACACAACTACACTTCTGCCCACAGAGCACACTTCTGCCAAGCaggctgttgttcccaatttgTTGTGAGTAATGTCTTGTTGAGCAGTGGGTTTATGCGGGTCTACATAAATATAGACTTTGTTCTGCTTAATATAAACTTCCACAGAGAatttgaccaggataaaatggttacagAACCATggaataaagaattaaataacaaatagtGAATCAAACCTAGGAAAGCACACTTCACTATGCTGACTAAGAGTCACAAAGAACAACTGACTTTCCACTACTGACACACTTCTGGGCACAAGCACCACGCAAAGCGACTGCAAGCACATGGCAGCACAGAGGGCTGAGCATCCCTGAGAGCACTACAAACTGCACAAACAGAGAGCTAAAGGAGCAGAGTTTGAGTTTGCAGCATAGTTTGCTGACAAAATTACTgccattagaaaaaaaacatggattaaaACTTCAGCTGTCATCATTCTGATATGTGTAGTGTTTATATCTCCTAGGTTATGTcgctgtaatctcacagaggaaagctgtaccgttctcagctcaaactcctccaacCTTAAACTGCTGGACCTGAGGGACAATAAAGTGAAGGATTCAGGAGTCAAGCTGCTCTGTGCGGGActgaataatgaaaaatgtaaactgGAGGTACTCCGGTAAGACTTTTCTCTCATCTTTATTTCTTCAAATTATACCTATGTAAGGAAAAACATGCTCAATACAACACGACTATGCTCACATTGTGCTTCATTAACAACCTGGATCTGAACGTTTCTCAGGAGCATTCACAAAAATGCACTTAGTTCAGAAAATACATTCATATTCTACAATCATATAATAACCACGAGTTACTGCACTTTAAATGCACTTTCAATTTCATACTGATGATACAATGAAAGAAAGGAATCATAACAAAtgggacaaaagtaatggcaccatTTAAAAGGAGCAATACTCCACTTTCTCCACACTGAATAAAGGCCAAAATGTGTTTGTAGCTTATAATCCAATATCCTTTAGTGAAAAGCTCCTTGTAATAATAAGAATAGTTCACTTCATATTAACAATAAGCATCAACTACAATAAAGACAGACTTTAACTGAGTAAAGTTAGCACAGACAATACTAAATGTCAGTCTACgatgtgtgtttactgtccATCATCCACAACCTCGACTTGTGTTTTCATTGCTCTCTGAACGGTATAAAGATGGACACTGTTATCTGAAATCAGCTTCATATATACCTCATAACTAATTTTTCTtcaagagtgagagaaacaatAACTACATACACAGTGCTGATATAGTGTCATTTCTCTCCAAGGCTGTGGGGTTGTAATCTTACAGaagaaagctgtagagttctgtcctccgttctcagctcaaactttTCCAGTCTGAAAAAACTGGACCTGAGTCACAATAAACTGAAGGATTCAGGAGTGATGCTGCTCTCTACTGGCCTGAAGagtccacactgtaaactagaGAAACTTGGGTGAGATCATAACTTTCACATATCTTTCTCTACTGCACACATATATaactttctttattatttatataagtatAGTATGATGGCAAATAATTCAAGTTCATatgaatttgatttaaaatgtaggtctgagtaaaaaaaaggctattgtatacagtatactaaGTAAGACTAGCAAATAgatttaatgttttacatttaaggtaatgtaaaaaaaacattgttcatTCATATAGACCATGTATTCATTGACAGTTTTCTATCATGTATTTAAAAAGCTGGATGAAAAAATGATGAGATTCGACAAATATGGCATCAGTTGTTTTGTTGAATTGCAATGAACATCAATGAAACAGTAAAAAACTCTGTGTAAATGTGAGGATGTTCTCGAGAATAACATTTCCTACAGATACTAAACATTGCATTGTTTAGtgcaatttaattttcatttaaatacgTGTTCAAAGAAAACAAGCTAATGGCTGAAGTTTGGTCAAAGGCAAAACCACAGCAGACAGTAGCTGTCCCTCCAGTAATTACGTTCAGCAGAGGAGACATAGTTGTAGAAGTTTGTGGTTGTTGCTAAATTTATGtcccaagaaaaaaaaggaaaaagactTGGAAGTATTCTGATTCATCGTTATTTCTCTCCAAGGCTGAACAGGTGTAaactgacagaggaaagctgtagagttctgtcctcagttctctgCTCATCTGGTCTCAAAGTGCTGGACCTGAGTCACAATAAGGTgaaggattcaggagtgaagctgttTTGTGCTGGACTGGAAACTCCagactgtaaactggagacactgggGTAAGATCATTACTTAAGatcacatctgtgtgtgtgttttattaatctTGCTTAAGAAGGGGACCTGAAGACCTTCTCTCCTGGTTTGAGATAGAAGTTAGGATGCATGTTAGGCTCGCTTATAACACATCCATCATCTCTGTTATCTCCTCTGACGTGTGGTCTTATTCTCATGAACCCTTTTTCTATGCTATAAGTGTGAAAAATGTTTCTTCTTCTGTCTGCAGTATGGTGTCATGCGGTATCACAGAGGAAGGATTTCTTGCTCTGGATTctgctctgagatcaaaccatTTATCACACCTGAAAGAGCTGTACCTGGATGGCAATGAACCAGGAAGCTCAGGAGTGAATCTGTGCTCTGAACAGGTGGAAACCGTAAACTGGAAAAAGCGTAGTATGTAACTTATTTACTgtatctttacacacacacacacacacacacacacacacacacacacacacacacactgactctgagacaggatatatacagtacatacactaactgagcagttaagggttacgggtcttgctcaagggcccaacagtggcagcttggtggtgctggatTTTAAATTCACACCTTAAGCTCAgtaagagtttaaaaaaatcccttgATCATTCTGTAGTGAATTACTGGCTGACTCTTTGTTTCTAGATATTGTGGATATTTCTATGTGTGTATGAACTATAACATGTAGATTGCTGGTATAACTGCTGGATatctggtttaatttaacaatacgGCTTCCAGACTCATCATTCAGCAGCTTAAAAAATAGCACttcctgttattttattaatcctttattacatattacatataacaTACCCACAAGAACATAATACTAGTCctcagaacaaaaaacaaacaaataaacaaaaaaaacaccttttccATGCAGTTTAAAGGGACGATATTATTCATCAATTAATAGGGTCATATGTACGTATTTAATATTGGACTAAAATGGGATTCCATGCTGTTTTTGAGaatatttacagccaaaacataAATTATAGTCTGACACATTGTGAGACCTGCTCATTTGGTTATGcaatactatatatacacatggCTTCTGAACTCCttcttataatcttataatgGTTTTATCTATACAGTACATCAGGATGATTCAAGCATTTTTTTCATAGAGATGCTTGCTTTCAGATACATGCTCCGTAAATAACGACTGTAACTTGCTCCTGGCTGTTCTTCCTGCATGTGCAACTAGGTTATAACTGATCCAGAGTGCAGCAGCCCAACATGTTACACAAATTATTGCAGATGAGCTTTAGTTTTTGACTGTACTAAGGTGGACTAACAAGGTAGGCGTGTCTTAGGGGACTTTCACGTCTATTAGTCCATGTGTTGACCCCAAATCTGAGCAAAATTGAtacttttgctttgtttgcCATTTGGTTTGACGTGGTTTCACTTGCTGCCATTGGGTCGATTCTGAGTtgaatcgctttctcactgcagttgAAAAGTGCTAGTGTTCATTTGGAAGTGGACCGAGACCACTTTACTGGTTATTTTGGTCTGAACCCGAGTGCGATTGCTGTGTTCTAACCTGCTTAAAGAACCACACAAATGATGCGAACACTCCAGGGTTCCGTTCAAACGGACTAAACACtgtatatgtgaaagcaccttgaaaagtacagtgtgtgtgtacagagtgctTAAAAACCCATCACACAGGATACCATGCCTCTATCACTACTGCACTGAGAATGGTCTGTATGGCAGGTTAACCTAAAATATGGCAAGTGATTGTGTCAGAAAAGTTCATGTACTCTGAGTTTACTTATGAGCAGATTCTGATAATTGTATGATAATGTGCTTGTTCACTGTTTTACAGAATTCTGCCTTGAGGGGAGGATCGAGTCTTagagtacaaacacacacacatgaagtatGCAGGTTTCAGCTCGACATCGAGCTGCAGCACAAGACTGAGGCAAGGaagtgacatcacttcctgtacaCTGGTGCCTACAACAAACACCAGAAAATCTCATTCCAGGTTAAATATTGATACATGttcacaaacaacaacaaaaaaaacttttgtacaTCAACGCACATGCAGGAGAGAGGAATCCTTCTGATTACATCTGCCATtttcacacataaacacatatgaAAATGAGACTGCATTACTGTAAGAACATATCAAACCTCTTAAACAACATCTGTGTGTGCTAAAACTCATGTCCTTTTCTACAGCAGTCATTAGAGtgactatttttatttcaggtaAAGAGATTTCTTCCACAATGTTCTCATCTGGTTTGTAAGCATGCTAAAGTTATTAAACCTATagatacaagaaaaaaaaaccctgcaaaaGTCACTAAACTGAACAAAAACAGTCCTTTTTGTAATACAAACCATTACATATTTCTTTCTATCTGTTTTTCAGTAATTTTCAGTAATTTTTAACGACAGAAAACAGAATGTAATATTATATGAGCAGTGTGTCTGTATAGGACAATTAAAACATGCAAATGCATAATGTGCAATAATTTTTGTGATGCAGAATGTGTTTGTTGATGCAGAATTTATTTGCTGATTGGGTGATTGGGAGAAGCTGAGCACTGCCTCCtcatcatgtttggagaaagtcAGCTCAGATCTACTGCCATCTACTGGTTTAACTTTTGCAATACACCAATCAGAGTTTCACCAGTTTATACATAAGCTACAACTTTGCCAGTACTGTTACTTAACACTGGGAAATccttatatatatttgtattatatgtaatatatgtatttTAGGAGAATTTGTACTTTACCATACTGTGTATACTTGAACATTGATATTTGTATTCTTACTCCTATACACATATATTAactccttacattttttatttattcattacacattttaaactaCTAAtgtcaaatatatttttcattttcgcATTtctatatatttgaaatattcaaaaaaattaTCCAGAGCTTTTACATCCTTCCATTGTTCCAGTGTCCGTTCATACATTAAAGCTACTGTTAAACGTTTGCATGCTTTGAATccttttcttgtgtttttggaTGTTGGCAGACCAGCTTCAGGAGCATTCAGGCTTCCTGCTGAACTGCTGAACtggagtgtataatgtagaCAGTAAGAATTTTAATCTTagagtgaatttaaaaaaaaacagtggggaGGTCTTCTGTCATGACTCGCCgaaggatggatggacggatggatggaaatGCAGCTTGTTTTATCAAAAGAATAACCGTCGAAGATGAAAAGCAGTGAACAGGCAATGGCTCAAGCACAAAGCAACACAGTCGGCTGTTAATCATGAAAAATGTAGTAAGCAAGGATCATGTATTGGGTCGTGGCTGACCAGTGACATAAATGTGACTCCAGCTACCACAGTTTCTGGCTCAGTTTCCCAAAAGACTTCAAATTTACTGCCAGTGTAAACATTATGCACAGGTATGTGTGCAAGCTACAGGCtacacaggtttataataatgcactcattctaatacattatccttACTATAGTtacagctctttcacagggacttatgtagctccacataaacagattaaaaatgtgacaCATTTAACatggatggaaggagtctccagtgtcagtgctttgtaacagtcagagataaagctgtaactttaagttttcagatatcttcaggacagaggagtttacactaaaatgacaagcttttttttttgtcgtattACATtcaagagtgagagaaaaaaaagagaggctggggaGGAAAGTTTGACATCAAATATAGctgtaaatgcaaaaaaagtaaaatgtcattgtttaataaagaaaaacattgcaATTGTTGCAGATTGCAGtgattataaaatgaaatacttgGGTGCTGGTAATCAGCCTCAGGG
This window harbors:
- the LOC113545890 gene encoding ribonuclease inhibitor-like, coding for MLLSTGLKSPHCKLEKLGLNRCKLTEESCRVLSSVLCSSGLKVLDLSHNKVKDSGVKLFCAGLETPDCKLETLGMVSCGITEEGFLALDSALRSNHLSHLKELYLDGNEPGSSGVNLCSEQVETVNWKKRKFCLEGRIES